The Glycine soja cultivar W05 chromosome 8, ASM419377v2, whole genome shotgun sequence genome has a window encoding:
- the LOC114422296 gene encoding putative F-box/FBD/LRR-repeat protein At1g78840 produces the protein MGNMSCSFNQTDSVECCEAEIQKADSQESGPPLKKSKTEILASQNVDNCEMEESEDRLSDMPDCIIHHILSFMETKDAIQTCVLSKRWRYLWASVPCLNFSSKSFMRLVDFKKFVLWVLNHRDSSHVKLLVYYRFGVDYATDQGLLNKVIEYAASHGVEEIKINLRAKTAGRTSGSPPVEIPFSLFTCQSLKKLELKDCHPTNGSSSLLGCKSLDILHLEQFSMHPVAADFSNPFASLAELFGFTTLTTLHLNNFILCYTGTDCLDPFANCVHLKNLHLSEMSFKSDLNPKDFVISAPKLSNLNLMCNRFKCKIVVAAPQLSNFIYLYSTPCAFFEFRLPSMDGLVIDIHEPHDRLEKCRRRKKEETLHGLINMLQGHHNAEAVKLSFCTVKVTCGASALVKPACLPSTKLKSLNFGVGSTYKIFINNLDHITAYFRNCSQHADFEIVTV, from the exons ATGGGAAACATGAGTTGCAGCTTCAACCAGACTGATTCAGTTGAGTGCTGTGAAGCTGAAATTCAGAAGGCTGATTCTCAGGAATCTGGTCCTCCCTTGAAGAAGTCAAAAACTGAAATTTTGGCCTCTCAAAATGTAGATAACTGTGAAATGGAGGAAAGTGAGGATAGACTTAGTGACATGCCGGATTGTATTATCCATCATATCTTGTCATTTATGGAAACAAAGGATGCAATTCAAACTTGTGTTTTATCGAAGCGGTGGAGGTACCTTTGGGCTTCAGTTCCCTGCCTGAATTTCAGCAGCAAATCATTCATGCGATTGGTTGACTTTAAGAAGTTTGTGCTGTGGGTCCTAAACCATCGCGATTCTTCTCATGTCAAACTTCTTGTTTACTACCGTTTTGGGGTAGATTATGCGACAGATCAAGGTCTATTGAATAAGGTTATTGAATATGCAGCATCACATGGGGTGgaagaaatcaaaatcaatctCCGGGCAAAAACTGCTGGCAGAACCTCTGGCAGTCCACCAGTTgaaattcctttttctttatttacttGCCAATCTTTGAAAAAGCTCGAGTTAAAAGATTGCCATCCTACGAATGGGTCATCATCCCTTTTAGGTTGCAAATCATTGGACATTTTGCATCTGGAACAGTTTTCAATGCATCCTGTTGCAGCTGACTTTTCAAATCCATTTGCAAGTTTGGCAGAACTATTTGGTTTTACAACTTTGACAACTCTGCATCTAAATAACTTCATTCTGTGTTATACAGGAACTGACTGTCTGGATCCATTTGCTAATTGTGTCCATTTGAAGAATTTGCACCTAAGTGAAATGTCCTTTAAGTCAGATTTGAACCCTAAGGATTTTGTGATATCTGCTCCTAAACTTAGTAACTTGAATCTGATGTGCAACCGCTTTAAATGCAAGATTGTAGTTGCTGCACCACAGCTTTCCAATTTCATTTACTTGTATTCTACACCTTGTGCCTTTTTTGAGTTTCGGCTTCCTTCTATGGATGGCTTGGTCATTGATATACATGAACCACATGATCGATTGGAAAAATGTCGTCGAAGGAAAAAAGAGGAGACTTTACATGGTTTGATCAATATGTTACAGGGACATCATAATGCAGAAGCTGTTAAACTATCCTTCTGTACAGTTAAG gttacTTGTGGAGCGTCAGCCCTTGTGAAGCCAGCATGTTTGCCTTCTACTAAATTGAAGTCATTGAACTTTGGAGTTGGATCAACATATAAAATCTTCATCAACAACCTTGACCATATAACAGCCTACTTCCGCAATTGTTCTCAGCATGCAGACTTTGAGATTGTGACTGTTTAG
- the LOC114423023 gene encoding putative hydrolase C777.06c isoform X1 — protein MVVASIRLLPSPFLSFAPRFSPYSYSWRCRPSSTIPFSSIHSKASTKGDGGVVEFGGDQTELIFLGTGTSEGVPRVSCLTNPLHKCEVCSKAAQPGNKNRRLNTSILIRHPGSSGTHNNILIDAGKFFYHSALRWFPAFGIRTIDAVIITHSHADAIGGLDDLRDWTNNVQPHIPIYVAKRDFEVMTKTHYYLVDTSVILPGAQVSELQFNIVSEEPFFVHGLKFTPLPVWHGQNYRSLGFRFGNICYISDVSDIPEETYPLLKDCEILILDALRPDCSTSTHFGLQRALDEVRKIQPKRTLFTGMMHLMDHEEVNDSLAKLLESEGLDAQLSYDGLRIPIRL, from the exons ATGGTGGTTGCATCCATtcgtcttcttccttctccattcctctCTTTCGCGCCTCGTTTCTCTCCATATTCATATTCATGGCGCTGCCGTCCCTCTTCCACCATTCCCTTTTCTTCCATCCACTCCA AAGCTTCTACTAAGGGAGATGGTGGAGTAGTGGAATTTGGTGGTGATCAAACAGAGCTTATATTTTTGGGGACTGGAACCAGTGAAGGGGTTCCACGTGTCAGCTGCTTGACTAATCCTTTACACAAATGTGAG GTGTGTTCAAAAGCTGCTCAACCGGGTAATAAGAATAGGAGACTTAACACAAGCATCCTCATTCGTCACCCCGGTTCCTCAGGAACACACAATAATATTCTTATAGATGCTGGAAA ATTTTTCTATCACAGTGCTCTCCGGTGGTTTCCTGCTTTTGG GATAAGAACAATTGATGCGGTCATTATTACTCATTCACATGCTGATGCAATCGGAG GTCTTGATGATCTTAGAGATTGGACAAACAATGTTCAGCCTCATATTCCAATATATGTAGCCAAGCGTGACTTTGAG GTGATGACAAAGACCCATTATTATTTAGTAGATACTAGTGTTATCTTACCTGGTGCCCAAGTCTCAGAGTTGCAATTCAATATCGTATCAGAAGAACCATTTTTTGTACATGGACTGAAG TTCACCCCATTACCAGTGTGGCACGGCCAGAATTATCGGTCCCTTGGTTTTCGTTTTGGTAATATATGTTACATTAG TGATGTCAGCGACATTCCTGAAGAAACATATCCACTTCTGAAGGACTGTGAAATTCTAATCCTG GATGCTTTGAGGCCTGATTGCTCTACTTCTACACATTTTGGACTTCAAAGG GCCTTGGACGAAGTGCGAAAAATTCAACCCAAAAGAACACTTTTTACCG GTATGATGCATCTGATGGATCATGAAGAAGTGAATGACTCCCTTGCGAAGCTATTGGAGTCTGAAGGCCTTGATGCACAACTGAGCTATGACGGGCTTCGTATACCAATTAGACTCTAG
- the LOC114422297 gene encoding protein indeterminate-domain 7-like, whose protein sequence is MEMKGFMFHHQQQQQVVVEENMSNLTSASGEASAASSGNRTEIGTSYMAQPPSQTQQSKKKRNLPGNPDPDAEVIALSPKSLLATNRFICEICNKGFQRDQNLQLHRRGHNLPWKLKQRTSKEVRKKVYVCPEPSCVHHDPSRALGDLTGIKKHFCRKHGEKKWKCDKCSKKYAVQSDWKAHSKTCGTREYRCDCGTLFSRRDSFITHRAFCDALAEESARAITNPLLPPQQQQQQPSSSSHHQMSTLQTQFNPQNNLHAFPLKKEQQSFNVRTEMPPWLGPPAATVVVDHHHHHLSSSSSSIMFSPPHQENPNPNPSLGPTLAAYKTVANPPHMSATALLQKAAQMGATMSRSGSSPAMTGPHHHAHVSYSADSASAHFGLNLSSREDTTTSTTTTTTTKTATVFSHGLLSSPLGNKAGAAVSSSAPSLLHDVINSFSVSPSAFEGTPFEDAFIQSSKKLDDDDHHNLYLHDTFSKTSSSTGAAGNINEGLTRDFLGLRPLSHTDILTIAGIGNCIHDHQNQSQKPWQG, encoded by the exons atggagatGAAGGGTTTTATGTTCCACCACCAACAGCAGCAACAAGTAGTAGTGGAGGAAAACATGTCAAATTTGACTTCTGCATCTGGTGAAGCTAGTGCTGCTTCCTCAGGTAACAGAACTGAAATTGGAACCAGTTACATGGCTCAACCACCATCTCAGACTCAAcagtcaaagaaaaagagaaacctCCCTGGCAACCcag ACCCTGATGCTGAGGTAATAGCCTTGTCCCCCAAGAGTCTTCTTGCCACAAACAGGTTCATTTGTGAGATCTGTAACAAAGGATTTCAAAGAGATCAGAACCTTCAGCTTCACAGAAGAGGGCACAATTTGCCATGGAAACTGAAGCAGAGAACAAGCAAAGAGGTGAGGAAGAAGGTGTATGTGTGTCCAGAGCCAAGTTGTGTACATCATGACCCATCAAGGGCCCTGGGGGACCTAACTGGGATCAAGAAGCACTTCTGCAGAAAGCACGGTGAGAAGAAGTGGAAATGTGACAAGTGCTCCAAGAAGTATGCAGTTCAATCAGATTGGAAAGCTCACTCCAAAACCTGTGGCACTAGGGAGTACAGATGTGACTGTGGAACCCTCTTCTCAAG GAGGGACAGTTTCATAACCCACAGAGCTTTCTGTGATGCATTAGCAGAGGAGAGTGCAAGAGCCATCACAAACCCACTTCTTCccccacaacaacaacaacaacaaccttcttcttcctctcacCACCAAATGAGTACTCTCCAAACCCAATTCAACCCTCAAAATAACCTCCATGCCTTCCCATTGAAAAAAGAGCAGCAAAGTTTCAATGTTAGGACAGAAATGCCCCCTTGGCTTGGCCCACCAGCTGCAACAGTAGTTGTTgatcatcaccatcatcatctCTCCTCATCATCCTCATCCATAATGTTCTCTCCTCCTCACCAGGAAAACCCTAATCCTAACCCTAGCCTTGGTCCCACTCTTGCTGCCTACAAAACAGTCGCTAACCCCCCACACATGTCAGCCACAGCATTGCTGCAGAAAGCAGCTCAGATGGGTGCAACCATGAGCAGAAGTGGTTCCTCACCAGCCATGACTGGGCCCCACCATCATGCTCACGTGTCCTATTCTGCTGATTCTGCCAGTGCTCATTTTGGGTTGAACTTGTCCTCACGTGAAGACACCACcacctcaacaacaacaacaacaactactaAAACTGCTACAGTGTTCAGCCATGGCTTATTATCATCACCATTGGGGAATAAAGCTGGTGCTGCTGTGTCTTCTTCTGCACCATCCCTTCTTCATGATGTTATCAACTCTTTCTCAGTTTCTCCTTCTGCCTTTGAGGGAACCCCTTTTGAGGATGCATTCATTCAGAGCTCAAAGAAACTCGATGATGATGATCATCATAACTTGTATTTGCATGACACATTCTCAAAAACAAGTAGTAGTACTGGTGCAGCTGGAAATATTAACGAAGGGTTGACTAGAGATTTCTTGGGTCTTAGGCCCCTCTCTCATACTGATATTCTCACCATTGCCGGCATTGGAAATTGCATCCATGATCACCAAAATCAGTCTCAAAAGCCATGGCAAGGTTAG
- the LOC114423023 gene encoding putative hydrolase C777.06c isoform X2: MVVASIRLLPSPFLSFAPRFSPYSYSWRCRPSSTIPFSSIHSTSTKGDGGVVEFGGDQTELIFLGTGTSEGVPRVSCLTNPLHKCEVCSKAAQPGNKNRRLNTSILIRHPGSSGTHNNILIDAGKFFYHSALRWFPAFGIRTIDAVIITHSHADAIGGLDDLRDWTNNVQPHIPIYVAKRDFEVMTKTHYYLVDTSVILPGAQVSELQFNIVSEEPFFVHGLKFTPLPVWHGQNYRSLGFRFGNICYISDVSDIPEETYPLLKDCEILILDALRPDCSTSTHFGLQRALDEVRKIQPKRTLFTGMMHLMDHEEVNDSLAKLLESEGLDAQLSYDGLRIPIRL, translated from the exons ATGGTGGTTGCATCCATtcgtcttcttccttctccattcctctCTTTCGCGCCTCGTTTCTCTCCATATTCATATTCATGGCGCTGCCGTCCCTCTTCCACCATTCCCTTTTCTTCCATCCACTCCA CTTCTACTAAGGGAGATGGTGGAGTAGTGGAATTTGGTGGTGATCAAACAGAGCTTATATTTTTGGGGACTGGAACCAGTGAAGGGGTTCCACGTGTCAGCTGCTTGACTAATCCTTTACACAAATGTGAG GTGTGTTCAAAAGCTGCTCAACCGGGTAATAAGAATAGGAGACTTAACACAAGCATCCTCATTCGTCACCCCGGTTCCTCAGGAACACACAATAATATTCTTATAGATGCTGGAAA ATTTTTCTATCACAGTGCTCTCCGGTGGTTTCCTGCTTTTGG GATAAGAACAATTGATGCGGTCATTATTACTCATTCACATGCTGATGCAATCGGAG GTCTTGATGATCTTAGAGATTGGACAAACAATGTTCAGCCTCATATTCCAATATATGTAGCCAAGCGTGACTTTGAG GTGATGACAAAGACCCATTATTATTTAGTAGATACTAGTGTTATCTTACCTGGTGCCCAAGTCTCAGAGTTGCAATTCAATATCGTATCAGAAGAACCATTTTTTGTACATGGACTGAAG TTCACCCCATTACCAGTGTGGCACGGCCAGAATTATCGGTCCCTTGGTTTTCGTTTTGGTAATATATGTTACATTAG TGATGTCAGCGACATTCCTGAAGAAACATATCCACTTCTGAAGGACTGTGAAATTCTAATCCTG GATGCTTTGAGGCCTGATTGCTCTACTTCTACACATTTTGGACTTCAAAGG GCCTTGGACGAAGTGCGAAAAATTCAACCCAAAAGAACACTTTTTACCG GTATGATGCATCTGATGGATCATGAAGAAGTGAATGACTCCCTTGCGAAGCTATTGGAGTCTGAAGGCCTTGATGCACAACTGAGCTATGACGGGCTTCGTATACCAATTAGACTCTAG
- the LOC114422299 gene encoding mediator of RNA polymerase II transcription subunit 9-like produces MDHYGSSGGSWTMIPTHNSQSQSNQDPNLFLQQQQQFLQSQPFQQALAPQSPFQQQQQQRLLQQQQQQQQPQNLHQSLASHYHLLHLVENLAEVIEHGTPDQQSDALINESSNHFEKCLQLLNSISGSISTKAMTVEGQKKKLEESEQLLNQRRDLIGNYRKSVEDLVRSEPVENVVL; encoded by the exons ATGGATCACTATGGTTCTTCTGGAGGAAGCTGGACAATGATCCCAACCCACAATTCCCAATCCCAATCGAACCAGGACCCTAACCTCTTtctgcaacaacaacaacagtttCTCCAGTCACAACCTTTTCAGCAAGCACTAGCGCCTCAATCTCCATTtcaacagcagcagcagcagcgtCTTCTacagcaacagcaacaacaacaacagccgcAGAACCTTCACCAGTCACTGGCCTCTCACTACCATCTCTTACAC TTGGTGGAGAATTTGGCTGAGGTTATCGAACATGGAACCCCGGATCAGCAGTCAGATGCATTG ATCAATGAATCGAGCAACCACTTTGAGAAGTGCCTGCAGCTGCTAAACTCAATCTCTGGCTCCATTAGCACCAAGGCTATG ACAGTTGAGGGACAGAAGAAGAAGCTAGAGGAAAGTGAGCAATTGCTAAATCAGCGAAG AGACTTGATTGGCAATTACAGAAAATCTGTGGAGGATCTTGTTAGGTCTGAGCCAGTAGAGAATGTTGTGCTATAG